Part of the Lutra lutra chromosome 4, mLutLut1.2, whole genome shotgun sequence genome is shown below.
tggggcaggggtaggggacACAGCCAGACACCAAGGGGGCACAGCGAGGGAAGCGTCCCCAGCCAGACTGTCCTCCCGGGGGGTCCTTGCACCAGCACACCCGTGGACACTACCCACCGCAGGGTGCCGTCTGCACTTAGGACGCGCAGTGCCCACCCTTCCTGTAGGCGTCCCTCCCTTCACACCTGATGGGCTGCAAGTTTAGAACAGAAAACATTTCTGACCCGCTCCCTTCCAGTCCAGCCCTATGTCGCCGGGGGTGCAAGCTATGTTcagtgtccccctccccccagacacACATTTGGGGGCATATTCAGTTTCCGGGTAGGAATTCCTGGACCAGAGGGCAGGGACACTTAGGAACCCCCAGGTTACCCCCCTGCGCCGGCCGCACTCGAGTCTCCTggaggccccccaccccctgtggtTGTGCTCTGCAGCGCGAAGAGCCCAGCCCGGCTCCGCTgacttaaaaaactatttttctactGAGAGCAGCTCCGGGTTCACATCCAAGCCTGAGGGGCAGCCGCCCAGACTTCCCGCGTGCCCCTGCCCCCGCCGTCCCCCTCCCCGGGGGCCCTTTGTTCCAGCGGCCGCGCGGCTCCGACGGGCTCCAGGGGCCGGGTCTACTGAGGGTCCCACACGGCTGTGCCTTCTGCGGTTTGGACAAAGCTCCAGCCACACGTCACCGCTGCTGTCACAGGGAGCCGGCGCTGCCGACCCCGGTGCTCCGCCCGCCCGTtgaatcggggggggggggggggttgccgGGGGTCACGGGGGTCGGATGGGaaccttttctcccccctcccggCATCTGGGCCTGCGGGGCGGGGTCTGGGCGTGCCCGGATGGGGGCGTGGCGGGGCCCATCCCCTAAAGTCTCCCGGCACCGTCCCGCCATGGGTGCCATGGAGGCGAGGGGCGCGCGCGCGGCCCTGTGCGGCTTCACGCTGCTCTGCGCCCTGGGCCTGGGCCAGCGCCCCGCCGGGGGTCTGAAATGCGGCCCCGAGCGCCTTCTGCGTGGAACCGGGACGGACGCGCGCTGCTGTCGCCGGTGCGCCCCGGGTAAGGCGCGCGGGGAGCCTGTCTCGGAGCGCAGCAGCGCCGCgccctctccctgtgctcagaCCCGGCCTCTACGGCGTGGCGGGCAGATCTTCTGGGTCCGGAGCCCACGGACCCTGGGCAATGGGTGAGGGGCGTGTAGCAGAGGGGAGCTCAGCTCGGGCCAGGGGCCATGTGGGGAGTCAGGGGTTAGGGGGTGAGAGCCTTCCCCAAGGAGAGTCTTGGGTCCCAAGGCGGAGGAAAGCTGTCCCAGGCTCTCACTGAGCGGCTAGGGAGCCCTTGACCTTCACTCAGGCCAGCACAAGTTCTGCCCGACCCCTGCCTCCGACCTGCCTCTATGGGTGAGGGGCAAGGGGCATGTGCCCGCCTGGGGACAAATACTGCAGGGAAAACAGCCCAGAGTGTCACCCTGCTGGAGCCTGGGGGTTGAGAAGGGGGTCTCTGAGGGTCCCAGTCTCAGTGCGGCAGGCGGGGacaggcaggaggaaagggggagagggagaagttccCCCAGGCGGCCCCCTTGTCCAACAGGGACATGTTCTGGTCACATGCCAAGTCACAACCACCCTGGGTGGGAGCAGCTTCAAGGCAGTGGGGGACACAGCCAGGCCACATGGGtgcctgtgggggagggagacagtggGACTCCACCGGGGTGTTGGCTCCCAGGCAGGAGCCCTCTGACCTCTGGGGCTGCCTAAGGGTGGAGGTGTGGATGGCCCATTCCCTCTGGGGGGCcctggtggggtggtgggggaagtcctgaggagggaggggcttGGCCCAGCTGCTGAGAGGGCTGGCTTTTCTCTGGCTCAGCAGAGCCCTGCCCTAAGGTGGACTGCACATGTGTGGAGCCGGGGTTCCACTGCGGGGACCCCCAGTGCACCAGCTGCAAGCATCACACCTGCCCGCCGGGCCAGGAGGCGCGGCCCCATGGTGAGTCCGCGGCAGCTGTGGCCTGAGCAGGTTGGGGGTATGACCAGGGCCCAGCCAGAGCTCAGGGCAGTGGGTGTGTGGCGAGCGCCACGAGGGTGTGGAAGGAAGTGCCTGTGTGTGGCGGGTACGTGCGTGGCCTCTGGGCAGGCAGGCTCCGGCAGCTCCGTGGCTAAGCCAGGTGGGTGTGGCCGTTGGCTGCCTGTCGCCCGGACCCAGACAGGGGTCCTGGCACCCCTGCGGCTGCAGCGAGTCCTTCCTGCTCTTCGCAGGCTTCCGGTGCAGCTCCAGGGCATTCCTCAGGGCTGGTTGGGGGAGTCCTGGGGGTGTCCAGGGGCTGTCTAGCCCAGGCCTCCCTGTACCCTGTATGTCTGTGTGGGGACATGCCTGCCCCTTCTTGCCCTGTCTGGGGGGCAACCTTTTCCTGGAAGAAGCAGCTCAAATTCTCCTGGGGCCTGTTTACCTGCTGGGAAGGGCATGGTGTAGCCTGAGGGCCCTCGTGAGGTAGGGTGGGGCACAAGCCTCACCATCTCTCTCCAGGACCCTCACTGGCCTCTTGCCCTCCCGGCTACTGGACCAAGTGTAAAGCCTGGCCCGATTCTGGCctggtttctccttctgccccttctgggCTCCCTTAATGTCCAGCCTCCAGTGGACAGGCCCCTgcactcccctcctctcccagatCCCCCAGGGACCTCCACCAGCTCGGGGTCACAGCCTTGGGGTCCCCCAAATCTGCCTCACCCACAGATGGTTGCCCTGGAATGGGGCACACTTGAGCCCTGATTTTGGCTGGGCCTCAGTCTCGCAGGCCTCAGAGACCTGTTGGACCCAGGCCCCAGAGGGGCCCCAGAGGGACCCTGTCTCACCTACCCCAGCAAACCccagctgtctgtctgtctccaggGAATTTCGATTTCGGCTTTGAGTGTGTTGACTGCGCCACGGGGACCTTCTCTGGAGGCCAAGAGGGTCGCTGCAGACCCTGGTCAGAGTGAGTGCTAGTGGGACCTTCAGGTGGCTGGCCAGTTCCTGAGGGAGGAGCCTCTCCTGTCCTTCCTGGTGACTCACCTCCCACTCGGAGGACAGCCGCCACGTGGAAGTCCTGCTCGGGTGGGCGAGGGCTGACCGAGGGCTCTTCTGTGTGTCCCAGCTGTTCCCAGTTTGGGTACCCCCCCATGTTTCCCGGGAACAAGACACACAATGCCGTATGTAGCCCGGGGCTGCTGCCCGCTGAGACACATGACCTGCTGACCGTCATCCTCCTCTCCGTGACCGCCTGCGTCCTGGTCCTGAGTGCGGCCCAGCTGGGCTTGCACGTCTGGCAGCTGAGACGGCAGCGCGTATGGCCCCCAGGTCTGTTGTGCCCCTagggtgggagaggtgggtgCCTGGCCTGCCCGCTGACCACAGCCGCTCTGCAGAGACCCAGCTGCTCCTGGAGGCACCGCCGCCCGCTGAGGACGCCTGCAGCTGCCAGCTCCCTGAGGAGGAACGGGGAGAGCAGCTGTCCGAGGACAAGGGCCTGAGGCACCTGTGGGTGTGAGGCCTGGCTGTCCTCTGCTCCAGCAGACCCAGAGCCAGACCCTCCTAGGACACGTCCCAGGGCTGGCCCATGGGAACAAGGGCTCTGCACTCCACCGTGGGGCCCCAGCTCTGGGCCCGGCCCTGCTCCCCTCGATggtggaagtgggtgggggatggtgacAGTGACCAGTCCCCCAGACCATGCAGAAGAGGCAGCAGCTGTGGCCAGACCCCATGGGGCATACAGCCGCAGCCGTGGCTGCTTCCCTCCCTTGCTGGCCCTGTTGGGGTTGTGGGTCTGTGGGCCCCTGGCTTCCAGGACAGGAGGCTgggcccagtgcaggacttggcTGCAGgcagtgctcaataaacacttgtcCAGCGACTTGAGTGGCCATGTTCTGGGGTGGGAGCGCAGGGAGACGAGGCCCCTACCAGTACCCCCACGCCCACCCACCACCGGCTCCTTCCAGCCAAGGCGGGGCCGGGGGTGAGGCAGAAGTGACGGCCATTCTAGTCCCGGCCCAAGCGCTTAGCAGGGAccctggaaggcttcctggaggaagggtaACATGATGGACACGTGTCCTGTGTGCCTTTTTGCTGCCCTGTCCAAACCCCCTTCCCTGGCAGTCTGCTTGGCACTCTGGGACAGTTGGATTCTGTAATCTGTGCTGGTCACACAGTCTGCTGGCTCCTGGGAGGTGCCTGTCCTTGTGTCATTCTGGCCCCAAGTCCAGGGCGGGGCCGGTTTCTACAGGCAACTCTTCCTGGTCAGGAGGGCAGCCTCTGAGGTCCCTGCCTTTGGCCCCCACCCTCTAGGCCAGACCTGCTGCTCGGCCCCACCACCTCCCAAATCGCTCTCGCTTGGGGCATGGTTCTAGGCTCCCGCCCATCACAGGTGAGCAGTGTCCTTCCAGCCTCTGGGCGGAGCTGGCACCTGCAGTTTGATAAGGGCTTCTTGGCACTGCTGTCCAGGGTGTGGAAGACCGGTGGAGGCTGGTCTTGACAGCAGGCCTGTCAGGTCCCGGAGCTGcagctcccccacaccccccttcctgcctgcctgcctcccaggaggGCCCCTTGACTCACTGGCCCTCACCCCCACTCAGTCCCCTTGGGCCGCAAGGAGGCGGTGGAGAGAGCTGTGTGTCATGCCCAGGGGCGtgacccccaccctccccacctcgGTGCAGTGTGGCCTCTCCACCCCTGGAAGGAGGGGTGCTGACGGTGCCTTCCTGAATTTACTCACATGGGAAACATCCTCTCTGTGCCTGCGGGATCCCAGGCTCCCGGCACGCCCACAGAGCCCATGTTCCAGGTGAGGGTCCAGGTGAATTAgctaataaatgagaaaaacgaAGGTCGACTGGCTGGGTCTCAGGGGACCGTGGGAGACACCATGCTGTGTTCCTGGGGGCCCCCAGCAGACTGCTCTGGGACCTGCTGGTCATGCCCCTGGCCCCTCTTCTGTCTCCAGGCTAGGTCTCCGGCCTGCCAACCCCTTGTCCCCCCTGCTTCAGGGGCCAGCTCTCCTCTGGGTTTCTCTTGTCACCTGGGTCACTTGACGGTCCCCCCACCACGGGTGGGGCACGTGGATGCTCAGGGCTTCCTGGACCCTCCACAGGGGCTGCCTCAGGCTGCCCCAGGGCAAAGGGCTCCCCAGCCCCGGCTCGGCGGTCCtggtggtgggggctgggtgggggtgggggctggtggggggagaGTTGGGTCGTCTGCAGTCATAGATCTTCCTAAGAAAACACTCCGGCCTGCACACACCCAGGTCCTGTGGGACCTCTCTGTCGGCTGACTCAGCGTGGAAACTCCCCATGGGGGGGGTCCCGTGTGGGGCGACAGCACCCCACCATCGGCACGGGGGCGGCACCGGGCAGGGTGGGAGATTCCAAGGCCCAGGTGGAGAATGGGGCCGAGGCTGGATTCAGTCAGTGGCaaaagaggtgggggagggagacctGGCTGGGCggggtgggcaggagggctcAGGGGAACCCGTGCAGAGGCTGGATAGGTCCCCTACTCTTTacccccccactgccctcccagaGACGCCCCCTCTCCTTCAACCCAGCTCCATCTGCCcaccctgctcctgccctccttGGAGCCCCCAGAGCCCCATGATTTGCAAGCTTGTGTTGGCCCCGAGGGCCCCCCAGCCCCATGGACATGGAACAGGGAGGGAGTGCATGGAGAGACTTGGTCTCTGTGACTTATAGAACAACTGTTGGGTGAAGAGGGTCTGtgcacggggtgcctgggtggctcagtgggttaaagcctctgccttcggctcaggtcatggtcccagggtcctgggatcgagtcccgcatcgggttctctgctcagcggggagcctgctcccctcccccccatctgcttctctgcctacttgtgatctctgtcaaataaataagatcttaaaaaaaaaaaaaaaaggagagagtctGTGCGGGGCCCTGGGGGCTCAGGGGCTGGAGAGTCAGGTGGAGACCCCAGGGCCAGGGCGGGCAGAGGCTGCCACTGAGGGTTTTAGGTAGGTGAGGCCTGAGCAAGTCTATCGAGGCTCTGGGGGATGGAACTGTGGGTGAGcgatggggaggggcagtgccTGGGAcagtggggggaagggtgggggactAGCGCTGAGGTAAGGGGCTGCTGAGAGGCTCCTGTCCCCCTCCTACTCAGCCCAGCTTCCTGGAGTGGGGGCAGGTAGGTGCCCGGGCAGACCACCTGTCCTCCTGGGTCACTGAGCCCCAAGAGGGACCCCACCATAAGACTCTGCCCAGGCCTGCTCCAGGCCCCGCTCTGCTTCTCCTGAAAACCCCCACCACCCAGGACCCACTCTCCAGCTGTTCCGGAAAACCACAGCTCCTCCCCCGGGGGTAGCAGTCCACGGTGTGTTCAACCTCAGATAAGGGCCTGAAGGCCGCCCTTGGTTCCCAGAAGAGCTTCCGGCCACGGCAGCTCCCACGCAGTCCCCAACCCTCACCTTGGTGGGAAAggctcctgcctctccctttacTGAGATCTGGACTCAGGCCATGTGGGACCCCCTCAGCAGGACAGAGGGTGGGGACAATGCGAGTTACAACTGCGACAGTCCTGGGGTAGCGTCCGGGAGCCGTCCAGAGGCGGGTGGTCCCCGGCTAACCACCAGGTGCTGGGATGTGCACCCATTGGTAAAACATGTCAATGATGCCAGGCCTGGGCATGCAAGGGCTTTGACCAGGACGCGGGGCCATCACTCTTAGGCCCCCACCTCGTGgtttccagaacattccagagTGAGCCACTCTTCCTCCAGTGGGGCTGAGCTCGGAGGTCTGAGAGGGACTGGCTCCTGGAGGCGGCGCTAAGCCTGTGTTCCAGTAGGAGGCTGCACTGGGGCGGGCAGACAGCAGCCACGGCCTCCGCCCCCACCTGGCTCAGCGTTCCAGGAAGCTTTGGGAGCTGAGGTGCTTTCCAGAGATGCGGATTCAGGCCCGGGGTGCTCCAGACCCCTTTCTCAGACACACACTCTCTGCAGGAGACAGGCTTCaggggggtgtgtgggggggatgtCCTCAGAGACCTTGGGACTCCGTGGGATCTTTGGCGGAAACAACCCCACAGCTGCTGGGAGGTGGTCAGCTGACCCCGTGGTGCGTCTGCTAGGGACTGAAGGAAGCCCCAGTGGGCACCAGGGGTAGGGCCCGCGCTGGGCGGTCCTCTGGGTGGAGGATGCAGGGATGGTGGGGATCcctgggggggtgcctgggtgagaGCAGAAGGCACTGCTTGAACTCCCCACCCACCAGCAGGGCCCCAGGCACACccctggaaggggagggagggagagagaggaaggggtggggggagagagagagactcagctTTCAGGGGCCTGTATTTGCCTTGAAAATCGAACTCCCTGCTGCGGAGGCAGGCTGCTCCGAGTCCCTGCGGGCCCTGACCCGTCTTCTGTGCCTGCTGCCTGTCATGTCATCTGATGCTGGGATCTACTGCGCCCCTCCAAATGCTCCTCCACAGCACCCCAAACTCCATCTCTGGCCTTCCTCTCCCCGGCAGTCCTTCTGGCTTTGGCCGGCGAGGGCCCTTCGGGGCCACGAGCGAGGTGGAGCTGGGAGGTCCAGacagggggcaggggtgtggcCATCCCCTCTGGGGCTTTGGACGAACAGCAGTGGTTCTTGGGAAACTTCGTTTATTGACATTTGGGCTCTCAAGGGGGTGCCAGGGACCCCAGAGCAGCAGACAGTCCTTTGGGGGAGCCCTAGGAGGGCGGGGCAGGCCATCCCACCACTGGACACTCCTCCCCACACTGCACCCACCCAGCAGGGAGAGCGAGCCTGTCACTGGGGCCTCAGGCCGCTCTGTGAGCGCCAGCCACGTTGATGATGCTCTGGGGATGGCACCATTGGGCCACATCAGGAGCCATGACTGTGTGTGGGGCAGTGGCCCATGGGGCTTGCAGGGCTGATGGCATGTCAGGAAGGGGTGAGTGAGGCATGTGAGCTGGGACATGGGGCACAGAGGCCCCAGGGGGTGTGTCAGGAAATGAGGAGTGGCCTGGATGCCAGCAGGGAATGTAGCCTGGACCCCAAAGGTGCAGGTGTGCATTTCACAAGGGCCTGGGTGCCCTTGGCTTGCCCAGGAggcccctgcacccccaccccatggaggctggtcctcttccctccctggctTTCAGAGCACAGAGCCAACAGACCCAGCTGCACAGTGGCCCATGGCTGAACTCAGCCAGTCCCAAGGATTGACCATAAGACATGCTGGGAGGTAGCTTAGGGTTCCTGGACCCCAGGCCCATGGTGATGTGTGCTTCTTGACTTTGGTCTGGGGGCCCCATATCCTAGGGTGCAACAAAGTGCATTGGGGTGGCAGGGGTCCGGCGGGTGGTCTGGGAGTGATGGGAGAGGCCAGTCCCTGCGCCAGGCCTGCCTTCAGGACTTTCCTctgcccggggcgggggggggggggggggggggggggggggggagcggggggcggGAGCGGGCTCTGATACATGGTGGTGCACAGTGCCCCCTAGTGGTGCCCCCCCAGCAGTGGCTGAACGGCAGACCCCTGCGGACCCCAGGTCCCACCAGCTC
Proteins encoded:
- the TNFRSF18 gene encoding tumor necrosis factor receptor superfamily member 18 gives rise to the protein MGAWRGPSPKVSRHRPAMGAMEARGARAALCGFTLLCALGLGQRPAGGLKCGPERLLRGTGTDARCCRRCAPAEPCPKVDCTCVEPGFHCGDPQCTSCKHHTCPPGQEARPHGNFDFGFECVDCATGTFSGGQEGRCRPWSDCSQFGYPPMFPGNKTHNAVCSPGLLPAETHDLLTVILLSVTACVLVLSAAQLGLHVWQLRRQRVWPPETQLLLEAPPPAEDACSCQLPEEERGEQLSEDKGLRHLWV